The Pseudarthrobacter defluvii DNA window GCCGGACTGGCTGACTTTGCTCCCAGTGACGTTCCGCCCGCGACGGATCCGTTGCCGCCCGAGGCAGCCGATGCCGCAGACCTTGCCCAGCGGGGCCTGCTGCAGGAGGGCCAGGAAGACAAAGGGTAGCTGGACAAAAGCTGGATAAAGCAGTGGCCGGCCCGAAAGGGCCGGCCACTGCTTTGCTTTCAGCGCAAACCGGGGACAGTCAGTTTTGGCGTGGCTGTTCCCAGCCCCGGACGCCGGCAGCCCGGCCGGCCTGGGGACGGTGCCCGCCACGATGTTCCGGCGGGGCAAACGGGACAACCCCGGTATCCCGGCCAAGCGGCACCGCACGGACAAACTTCGTAAGTTCCTCCCGGAGTACCTTCCACTCAATATCCGGATCATCCGGGTAGGCATTGACCTCCGCCTGCCGCGCAGCCTCAACGGCCGCCCCGCCTGCATCCGTCAGCTCGACTTTCAGCTGCCGGCGGTCCGAGGCATGCCGGGTCCTGGTTATGAGCCCCATGCCTTCGAGGCGGGTAAGAACCCGCCCCAGCGTCTGGCTCTGGACCCTGATCGCGTCTGCAAGCTGTTCCTGGTTCAGGGGGCCCCCCGTCAGGCCTTCCAGTGCAATAACAGCCGCACGGGTGAGGCCAAGGGGGGCCAGTGCATCGTCCTGCCGCCGCTGGATCAGCCGGGCCGCCAAAGTAATCAGGCGGTAGCTGCTCCGGGCGTCCGGATCGAGATTGCTGGTCATCGGCCGCGGCCTTCCTGTAGGTGGCGAAGTGCTGGTCACCCTGCGTCGCTACACCCCTACAATAAGCATGCTTAGCAACACATTCGCAAGTAGGCTTACTATCCGATGGGGACCAGCGTCCGCGCAGGCCGCTCCCCGAATGAACCCACACGGCACTACCCCTTGCAATCGAAATGGGAAGTGTGCTTAGTATCTACTTAGTAACCTTGCTTACTAAGTCGCCAGCACTGCTGGTTCTTGATCGCCAGCTAACCCTTTCTGAAAGAGAGCGAAGATGACAGAGAACCAATGGCCCCAGACTCCGCACACCAGCGCCGACTCGGCCATCACCGATCCATACGGCGCAACAGAGGTAGCTCCCCAGCAGGCCTCCTACCCTGCAGATTCGGGCGATACCTCGAAGACCCAGGCCGCCAAGGAAGAAGCTTCAAACGTGGCCGGCCACGCCACATCTGCCGCCCAGGGCGTGGCGGAGACTGCCAAGAGCGAGGCCGCGAACGTGGCGCATGAGGCTAAGTCCAATGCGCAGGACCTGCTGCACCAGGCCAAGTCCGGGCTGACCAGCCAAGCGGGCACGCAGCAGCAGAAGGCGGCCGAAGGCATCCGCAACATTTCCAGCCAGCTGCACAGCATGGCCAGCGGCCCGGACCAGCAGGGAATGGCCAGCGACCTCATCCGGCAGGCGGCGGACCGCACCTCCTCGGTGGCGTCCTGGCTGGAGAACCGCGAACCGGGCGACCTCCTGGGCGAGGTCCAGCGCTTCGCCCGCAACCGTCCCGGCACCTTCCTGCTCCTGGCCGCCGGCGCCGGCGTCCTTGCCGGACGCCTCACCCGCGGCCTCACCGCAGGCACCCCGGAATCGCAGGGACAATTGCAGGCATCGGGTTCCGCCCAGGGCACCGGCCAGCACCGGGCCGTGCAGCCGCCGGTAGCCCCGCTGCACCAGGAGACCGTGTACGCCGCAGGTACCGATGACCTTTTCGATGAGCCGGTGGTGAGCAGCGCAACGCCGGTGTCCACCAGCACCCTCCCCTCTGGTACCGCAGAGGAGACGCCGCTTCGGTTCGAGGACGACCCCTACCGGGCCGAGAACGGCGTTTACAGCGATGAGGAGACCTTCGGCACTGAGGGCACGTCCGGCACCGGCCGTCACGGCCAGACGGGTGGTCTGTGATGAGTAGCCAGATTCCTGAGCCGCCGCCCAGTGCGGCGCATGTGAAAGCGGACAACGCGTCCCTGGGCGAGCTGCTCGGGGACGTGACCCGGGACCTGTCCACCCTGATGCGCAAGGAAGTGGAGCTGGCCAAGGCCGAACTCAAGCAGTCCACCTCCCGGGCAGGCAAGGGCGCGGGCATGCTCGCCGGCGCCGGGGTGGGCGGACACTTCGTCCTGCTCTTCCTTTCCCTGGCCCTGATGTGGGCCCTGGGCGCCATCATGCCGCTGGGCTGGTCCGCGCTGATCGTCGCCGTGATCTGGGCGATCATCGCCGCGGTCCTGGCCTCCATCGGCCGCAAGGAACTCAAGCAGATCAAGGGCCTGCCCCAGACCGGCGAGACCCTCTCAGAAATTCCCCCAACCCTAAAACCAGGTGAGGTAAACCGATGAGCGAAAACCCTGACGTCATCCGCGCAGACATAGAAGCCACCCGGGCACGCCTGGGCACCAACGTGGACGCCGTGGCCGACAAGGTCACCCCGTCCAACATCGTGCACCGCCAAACCGACAAGGTCACCGGCACCGTCAAGAACGCCGTGACCGGGGTGAAGGAGAAAATCATGGGCGCCGCAGACACCGCCACCACCAAAGTCCACGACACCACCTCCACCGGCGCCGGGCACACCACCGGTGCCGTGCACTCGGCCGGGGACAGCCTGCACCAGGCATCAGACACCGCCTCGGCCAAACTCTCCGACGCCGGCCAGGCCGTCTCCGCCGCCCCGGACCAGGTCAAAGCCAAGACCGCCGGCAACCCGCTGGCCGCCGGGCTGATCGCCTTCGGCGCCGGAATGCTCATCAGCTCCCTGATCCCGGCCAGCCAGAAAGAACGCGAAGCCGCGGACCAACTCAAAACCGCAGCCCAGCCCCTGGCAGCCCAGGTCACCGACGCCGCCAAGAACGTCGCCCAGGACCTCAAGGAACCCGCCCAGGAAGCCGTGGAAAACGTCAAGGCCACCGCCACCGACGCCGCCCAAAACGTCAAGACCGAAGGCCAACAAGCCGCCACCGACGTCAAAGACCGCGCCACCGACGCCAAAGACAACGTCCAAAACACCTAGTCCCCGTGGCTGGTAAAGAACAAACAGCGAAGCCGGACCGCACTTGCGGCCCGGCTTCGCTGCTGCACGGCCTGTAAGCGGCGCGGCAAACCCTGGCTAGCGTTTGCCTTTTTTCCGGGAGCCCCGGCCGCGCCCCTTGTCCGGGTTGGGTGCATACCGCTGGGCCACCTTGGGTGCCTTCTTGGCGCCGGAGCCCCGCCGGTCCGGTTTGGGGTCCTTCTTCACCTTCTCGGGCTGGGCGGAAGGCTGCCGGGAGCTCTGGGCGGTGCGTCCGCGGACGATGCCGATGAATTCCTCCAGCACCTCATCCGTAGCCTCCGAGGGCCAGGCCAGCGCGATCCCGGTTCCCTCCGCGCCGGTGAGCCTGCGCGCAACGGTGTCCTTGACATTGAAGTGGCGGGCCACGGCCATGGGAAGGATCACCAGGCCGGCACCCGCAGCCACTACTTGGAGCGCGGCCTCAGGTCCGCCCACGGCAGCGACATCCAGGAATGACTCCTCCGCGAGGTCGGCAAGCGGCACTTCCTCGAACACCGAAATCTCATGGCCTTTGGGCGCCACCACCACGGGTTGTTCCTCGTACAGCGGGATGACGCTGAGGCCGTCGCGCTCCATGGGAAGGCGGACAAAGCCCATGTCGGCGCTGCCGTCCCGCAGCGGCCCAAGCTGAGTGCCGTCGTCGACCATGAATGCCTGAAGGGGAATATGGGGCATCCGCTCCTCCCACCGGCGGATCCACTTACCCGGCGTGACGCCGGCCACGTACGCTATGCGCAGCACCCGTTGCGCCGTTTCATCAGGGGCGTCCGGGGCTGCGGGGGCGGGGGTATCGTCGGCTGGCACGTCTTCACAGTACCCGCCGCCCGGATACCCTTGAAGCATGACCTCTGCAAACTCCCAGTCCATGAAGCCGGCCACTGTTGCCAAGAAACTTGGCATCTACCTCCCGGCCACGCCGCAGGAGTTCCAGGATTCAACCATCACCCGCGAGGAGTTCGCCGCGCTCCAGGCCAACCCGCCCGAATGGCTGGCTGAGCTGCGCCGCAACGGCCCGCACCCCCGCCCCGTGGTGGCCCAGAAGCTTAACGTCTCGATCAGCGGCCTGGCCCGGAGCGGCGTGGAGGAAGCCCTGACGACGGCGGAAATCACCGCGCTGCTGCAGGCTCCGCCACAGTGGCTGGTCACCGAGCGTGCCACGCATGCGGCTGTCCGCGCTGAAGCCCAGCGGGTCAAGGACGAGGCTGCGAAGAAGCAGGCGAAGAAGGACCGCGCCCAGGCCCAGTAGCCGGCAGCCGCGTCTCAGAAGCTTGTTCGCCCGTCAGGACCTTGAACGTCCGGATGCGCGAACAGGCTTCTGTTGCATCCCGGCCCGTTAGTCCTGGTGGATCTGGACGTAGTTGCCACAGCCGTCGTCGAACACGGCGCTGGTGCCGAACGGATCCGTGGTGGGCGGGGTCTTGAAGCTTACGCCCGCAGCCAGCAGCCGGTCGTACTCCGCCTGCACATCCGGGACTCCAAAAACGATGGCCGGGAGTCCGGCCTCGCGCACGGCGTTCATGTAGTTTGCACCGATCGGGTTGTCGCTGGGTTCCAGGAGCAGCCCCACGGAACTGTCGTCAGCTCCAGGATCCTTGATGATGTAAAGGTTGTATTCAGGCATGGCCATGAGCGTGTCAAACCCCAGGGTCCCGGTGTAGAAGGCGTGGGCGGCCGCGGGGTCCTGGACGTGGATGCTGCACATTTTGAGTCGCATGGTCCCACGGTACCCGCCAGGCCGTGACGGTTAGGACCGTCCTCCCTTTTCACCCGCCATTGACGCTGCGCACCGAAGACGGTCCAATGGAAGGACCAGCCCGGGCCTTCCGGCCGGGCCATCGCTTGAACGGGAATGCGGGGCGCCGGAGGTGCGCAGATGTCAGTCATGGAATCTTTGATGCAGGGACTGCTTCAGGATGCGTGGGCGGTCCTCTTGTGCGGTCCAGTGCTGGTGGCCAGCGTGGCCGCCACCGTTTTTGTTATCCGACGCCGGGCCCTGGCTCCCAGCAGCAGCGAAGCTGGGGGAACGGACCAGCTGTTCTGGGACCTGTTTTTGGGTTCGTGCGTGGCCCTTCCGGCGTTGATCATCCCGGCGCTGGTATCCCCGTGGGCGGCGTTGGTGCTGGCCGGGGCGGCAGCCGCTTCAGGTATTGCGGCCTACCGCGGCAGCCCCAGGTTCCTGGCATGGCGTGCTGTACGCCGGGAGGAACGGCAACGGCTTGCGGCCCACCAGGGGGCCCTGATTCAGCACGACCAAATCATGCTTCGGTGGCGGCGCTACGAGCTGGATCCGGCGTGCAGCATCGACTTTCCGGCACTGACCGATGTACGGCTGCCCGAAACGTCCGCACTGATCAAGTCCATGCGGACTGCCGACCAGCTGCGGGCCACCGCGCACCAGGGTTACCCGGACGCCGTCGGAACCCTGGCCGCGGCCCTGGCTGCGGCGGAGCGGGCGGCGGGAATTTCAGCCGCCCTGCCCGCGCAGCAGGCCAGCCGAGGTTAACTGCTGTGTCGCCGGCGTTGGATCGCCCATGAGGACCGGCGATAGCATCCAAAGATGAAGCCTGAGGAACTGCCTTCCCAAGACCAGTACGGCCGGCTGCTGGAGGACCGCGGAGTTTGGCGGCAGGCCACAACGCTGGAAGCTGCCGGTGAACTGACGGCCCGGTGGCTGGAGGGCGGGAGCTCGTACCAGCCGGGGCACCTTGCCGCAGAGTTCGACGACGAGACCAAGCCCATCGCCAAGGTGCTGGCCGAACTGAACCGCAATGGACTGTTCACCAAGGAATCACAGCCGGGCATCCGTGCCGGCGGGGCGGCGCAGCGGGAGTACGTCACAGGTTTCTGCAGCGCGGCCGCCGCACACCACCTGCTGGCGCTGTCCGCCCGGACCGATCTGGTCACCGTGGCCCATGCACCGGGTGAGGCAAGCAACGCCGCCATTCCGGTAACGATTGCCGGAACGGAAATCACCACAGTGCTCGGATCCAGCGAGAACCCGGTGGAGGAGGCGCAGATTCGGGACTGGGCGGAAGAAACCAACGACTCCCTGGCCCTGCTGCTTGCTGACTCCTGGTACGTGGAGATTCTGGATCCGGTGTGGGGGCGCAACGACGTCCTGCTGCCTGCAGTCCTGCAGGCATTGAAAGGGGCGGAGCAGCCTTAGCCGCCCCGCCCCTGCCGCATCCGCGGACTACAGCTCCACGGTGCCGCTTTCGCCAACGCTCATCCGGCTGTTGGTGACCTTCGCCTTTACCCACTGCAGCACCGTGGCCGCGGTGCCGCCCGGGCTTGTCCAGTACTCTGCCGAGTCGGAATCGACGCGCAGCAGGCATACCTCGGGGGTGTCCGGACCCTCCGGGAACCAGGCTTCAACCGCCTGGTTCCACAGTTCGTGGATCTTGGCCCGGTCCGTGACCACCTGGGCGGTCCCGGCTACGGAAACCCATTCGGTGTTCTTGCCAAAGGCGACGTTGACGCGCGGATCAGCACGGACATGCGCAACCTGGGACGTGCCGAGGCCGGTGAAGAACCACATGTCGCCGTCGTCCTTTACCTCCTGGACGGCCAGCGGCCGGCTGACGAGGGCGCCTTCTTCATTGACGGTGGTGACCATCCCGATCTTCGAATCGTTGATGATCTCCGTAACTTTGCTGATGCTCTGGGCGTCAGTCATGCCTCACCTCGTTCGTCTGAAGTCGGGGACGCTCCCCGCCGCCAGCCTATTAGTAAGCAGCTTATTTACCAGCCGGCCGGCACCGGGACCTTCGCCAGCTCGGCGATGCGCGCCGCCGTCAGGCGCCCCATGCGGATGGCCCCGTCGACGTGCTGGTAGCCTTCCGCTGCCAGGTCCGAGGAGGACCAGTAGATGGGGCCGACAGGAGCATGCTGGTCCTTGCCGTAGCGATGGAGACCGCCCAGGTCATAGCTGGCCGCGTATGCGCCGCGGGTCCATTCCTCCGAGCCCCAGTCGGACTCGTAATAGACCTCGGGGCTGAGGGCCTCGGCGCCCAGGTAGCCGGCGATGGATTCCAGGATCGCCTTCCTGCGGTCCTCGGCACTGAGCTCGAACATGGCGTCAGCTTTCTCATCGGACACGAAGCCCACCAGCGTGCCACGGGGATCCCCGTGGTTCGTGTTGTCGTACACCTCCTGGACCAGGGCGTCCGCGCCGAAGCAGGTGCCGGACAGTCCCTTGTCCCGCCAGAAGGGGGTGCCGTAGACGGCATGGACCTTGATGACCAGGCCCAGGGACTGGTGCTGGTGCATCTGGTGCTGGCGCCGGGGCAGGGGCGGATTGAAGGAGACACGGGAGTAGAGGTTGGGCGGCACGGCCATGATCACGAACCGGGCGGTGACGGTGGCACGATCGGATACGACGCTCACGCGGTGGCCGCCATCCGCGTCCGGCTCCCAGTTGATGGTGCGCACCGGGGAGTTGAGGACGACGTCGTCCCCCAGCTCGCGTGCCTGCAGCAGTGACACCTGCTGCATCCCGCCCACCACGCGTCGGTCAAGGATGAAGTCCTCATCTGTCAGATGAGTGAATGAGCCAGCTGAGGCCGCCATCAGGACGGCCTGCAGGGCCGAGAAGGCGTGCGCCGGCTTGGTGAGCATGCCGCCGGCGATGAAGAGGCCGATGTTCTTGCAGGCTTCCTCATTGTCGCAGTTCTGCCGGAGCCAGTGGTGGAAGGAAATGGTGTCCAGCTCGCGTGCCTTGGGGTGGGCCCAGGGCTCGGTGGGGCCGAGCTCGGCGGCCAGCCCGTCCAGGAGGGCCACCAGACGGTCCATCTCGACGGCGGTATCCGAGTCTACCGGAAAGGTGTCGCCGGTGTAGCGCACCGGGGCGCCGTCGGCACCTATGTAGATGGACTCGCCTTCACGGTAGCGCGGGTAGGTCTCCAGGTTCAGTTCGTCAAGCAGCTCCAGGAGGGCAGTCTGATCCGGCGAGACCCACTGGCCGCCGATTTCGAGCATGGCGCCGTCCACGGTGTCGGTCCAGGTCCTGCCGCCCACACGGTCTCGGGCCTCAAGCACGGCCACGGTGAGGCCGGCCTTCTTCAGTTCACGGGCGGCGGTGAGTCCGGACGGCCCGGCTCCAACGACCACGACGTCGCGGTTCAGGTTCAGCATGATGTCCTCTCTGCGGTCCCTGGTGATCGGAACCAATAAATGAATGTCATT harbors:
- a CDS encoding MarR family winged helix-turn-helix transcriptional regulator, giving the protein MTSNLDPDARSSYRLITLAARLIQRRQDDALAPLGLTRAAVIALEGLTGGPLNQEQLADAIRVQSQTLGRVLTRLEGMGLITRTRHASDRRQLKVELTDAGGAAVEAARQAEVNAYPDDPDIEWKVLREELTKFVRAVPLGRDTGVVPFAPPEHRGGHRPQAGRAAGVRGWEQPRQN
- a CDS encoding phage holin family protein, whose translation is MSSQIPEPPPSAAHVKADNASLGELLGDVTRDLSTLMRKEVELAKAELKQSTSRAGKGAGMLAGAGVGGHFVLLFLSLALMWALGAIMPLGWSALIVAVIWAIIAAVLASIGRKELKQIKGLPQTGETLSEIPPTLKPGEVNR
- a CDS encoding DUF3618 domain-containing protein encodes the protein MSENPDVIRADIEATRARLGTNVDAVADKVTPSNIVHRQTDKVTGTVKNAVTGVKEKIMGAADTATTKVHDTTSTGAGHTTGAVHSAGDSLHQASDTASAKLSDAGQAVSAAPDQVKAKTAGNPLAAGLIAFGAGMLISSLIPASQKEREAADQLKTAAQPLAAQVTDAAKNVAQDLKEPAQEAVENVKATATDAAQNVKTEGQQAATDVKDRATDAKDNVQNT
- a CDS encoding LysR family substrate-binding domain-containing protein encodes the protein MAGFMDWEFAEVMLQGYPGGGYCEDVPADDTPAPAAPDAPDETAQRVLRIAYVAGVTPGKWIRRWEERMPHIPLQAFMVDDGTQLGPLRDGSADMGFVRLPMERDGLSVIPLYEEQPVVVAPKGHEISVFEEVPLADLAEESFLDVAAVGGPEAALQVVAAGAGLVILPMAVARHFNVKDTVARRLTGAEGTGIALAWPSEATDEVLEEFIGIVRGRTAQSSRQPSAQPEKVKKDPKPDRRGSGAKKAPKVAQRYAPNPDKGRGRGSRKKGKR
- a CDS encoding DUF5997 family protein, whose protein sequence is MTSANSQSMKPATVAKKLGIYLPATPQEFQDSTITREEFAALQANPPEWLAELRRNGPHPRPVVAQKLNVSISGLARSGVEEALTTAEITALLQAPPQWLVTERATHAAVRAEAQRVKDEAAKKQAKKDRAQAQ
- a CDS encoding VOC family protein; translated protein: MRLKMCSIHVQDPAAAHAFYTGTLGFDTLMAMPEYNLYIIKDPGADDSSVGLLLEPSDNPIGANYMNAVREAGLPAIVFGVPDVQAEYDRLLAAGVSFKTPPTTDPFGTSAVFDDGCGNYVQIHQD
- a CDS encoding DUF6919 domain-containing protein, with the protein product MKPEELPSQDQYGRLLEDRGVWRQATTLEAAGELTARWLEGGSSYQPGHLAAEFDDETKPIAKVLAELNRNGLFTKESQPGIRAGGAAQREYVTGFCSAAAAHHLLALSARTDLVTVAHAPGEASNAAIPVTIAGTEITTVLGSSENPVEEAQIRDWAEETNDSLALLLADSWYVEILDPVWGRNDVLLPAVLQALKGAEQP
- a CDS encoding pyridoxamine 5'-phosphate oxidase family protein, with translation MTDAQSISKVTEIINDSKIGMVTTVNEEGALVSRPLAVQEVKDDGDMWFFTGLGTSQVAHVRADPRVNVAFGKNTEWVSVAGTAQVVTDRAKIHELWNQAVEAWFPEGPDTPEVCLLRVDSDSAEYWTSPGGTAATVLQWVKAKVTNSRMSVGESGTVEL
- a CDS encoding flavin monoamine oxidase family protein; this translates as MNDIHLLVPITRDRREDIMLNLNRDVVVVGAGPSGLTAARELKKAGLTVAVLEARDRVGGRTWTDTVDGAMLEIGGQWVSPDQTALLELLDELNLETYPRYREGESIYIGADGAPVRYTGDTFPVDSDTAVEMDRLVALLDGLAAELGPTEPWAHPKARELDTISFHHWLRQNCDNEEACKNIGLFIAGGMLTKPAHAFSALQAVLMAASAGSFTHLTDEDFILDRRVVGGMQQVSLLQARELGDDVVLNSPVRTINWEPDADGGHRVSVVSDRATVTARFVIMAVPPNLYSRVSFNPPLPRRQHQMHQHQSLGLVIKVHAVYGTPFWRDKGLSGTCFGADALVQEVYDNTNHGDPRGTLVGFVSDEKADAMFELSAEDRRKAILESIAGYLGAEALSPEVYYESDWGSEEWTRGAYAASYDLGGLHRYGKDQHAPVGPIYWSSSDLAAEGYQHVDGAIRMGRLTAARIAELAKVPVPAGW